aaactttttgaAATCCCAGAAATAGGAAGAGGGGAGGAGTAGAGAGAGTAGGGTAGTTTACCAGACGCTTTTCTTGGATAGTAGATGAGAAAATCAATTTATGGAAGAAAGGGCGTGGCATGTTCAGACACAACAACAGTGaccaagtaagaaaaaaaaaaaagaaaaaaagaagaagaagaagaagaagaagagacgactcccagagagagagagagagagagagagagagagagagagagacagatcATGAAACGACGACGGAGAATAAAAGGAcagagactgagagagagagaagcctTTTTCTTTCAGATCTGAAGAGAGTTTGTGTTGTGTAAAAAAGCTTTTTTTGATTATATTAGTCAAAGGGGGGGTGTTACAACACTACTactgtctctctcttttctctttttttttttacacctgATCTGGGGAGTGACccaaccaaacaaacccaagaggccaagaagatgaaaaaaaaaaaaaaaaacaacttgtAAACCTCGCTCTGAATCTGTGTGTTATCTCGGTTGACTCGGTGAGTCGAATCGGTTGGTCACTcgtgtggttttttttttttttaatttaattttaacaaatcaaaagCCGACTTGCCCCTCCACCTACTCCTCTTTTtcgaccatttttttttttttaataacagatataaaaaaattcatatttgtttcttttttattgcaCGCAATATCACACAACAATATATTATTGCCTTATGAAATTAGtacattatttgatttgatttgatattctgTTACTTCCTcattctgcaaaaaaaaaaacaaaaaaaaaactctcattGAAAATGTCAAGACCAAAATTGGAGTGGTATTAGTGTATTACACATATAGGACTGAGGAGTCAACACGATTTTAACATGTATAATATTCCTCACAACACGATTTTAACATGTATAATGTACATATGTACCTAGCTACCTACATAGCAAAACGAAGTTTTAACCTATGTTTAGCTGTGAGATTTACCCGATCTAAGATTTCAAGGATCAAGGGATGGCCTAGGGCTTCGTGGAGATCAACATTCGTTTCAATTTTAAGTCCAATTTAAGCTTGCTCCGTCTTACTTTGTTATTCATGTTGGTATAGTGATTTGTGTTTAAACAGTGTTTGTTGTTGTTNNNNNNNNNNNNNNNNNNNNNNNNNNNNNNNNNNNNNNNNNNNNNNNNNNNNNNNNNNNNNNNNNNNNNNNNNNNNNNNNNNNNNNNNNNNNNNNNNNNNNNNNNNNNNNNNNNNNNNNNNNNNNNNNNNNNNNNNNNNNNNNNNNNNNNNNNNNNNNNNNNNNNNNNNNNNNNNNNNNNNNNNNNNNNNNNNNNNNNNNNNNNNNNNNNNNNNNNNNNNNNNNNNNNNNNNNNNNNNNNNNNNNNNNNNNNNNNNNNNNNNNNNNNNNNNNNNNNNNNNNNNNNNNNNNNNNNNNNNNNNNNNNNNNNNttttttttttttttttttttttgttcccatGAATCTCTGTAATGGTCTCGCAAATATTTGCAACGGGGTTAcacagaaaaaataagaaacaaaaaaaaggaaaactttgaCTTACAGTTGGTTTGGGCTTTACTATTGGCCATTGCCCATCGGGTGGTCGCGCGGCGTTATTTTTGAATGGCCCATTGCTTTGTTCTGACTTCTGACAGATTTTCTGAATATTTAATGTagaatatatgtaaaaaacttaaaaagtggTGGTAAAAATATTCCTCTTTTCACCAGTTCGCGTGCATATTAGAAATTCTTGATGCCTAATTATTAATTACCACAATTAGGAAGAAACTCgctgttttcttataaaaaaaaaccaaaaaagtagaTCCAATGTCGCATGCATGCATGTCCAAAAGCATTCAAGTATAATGAaggagattcttttttttttttagggtatgAATGTATGTATCGCTCTCTAAATTTGGGGGTGAGGAAGTATAATGAATGAGATTTAATTTGCAGTGTATGCATAATTGCATACACATAAAACTATTTTACGGTATGAATGTggatagaaaaataattaagctCTCAATTTATCGCTCTAATTAAACACTTCTTGAAATCAGTTATGTTTGAAAGACAAAGTTCCTCACCCCAAATTTAGTAATCTTTGTATCTAAGCACGTTTTGTCGGTTTTTAAACCTCCTCCAATGGCTTCTTGTGATGGAAGGGAGAAGAATGGTATTGAAAATCTCATCTGAATCATCACATGTATTCATCACCACTCTGTGTAAAGCTTCTTGTATTAATTTTGTGGGTTAAAAgtgttatttttgaaactttgcTAATTCTTTTTACCGTGGCAGCTGGCAAGTTAGCTAGAGGCAATATCACGTGATTTGTTTggatatttgtgtttttggttttgtcttttgACAACGCATATCTCAACTTTTTTTCAGATCCGTTTGTTCTATAggataaaaatagtaaatcacCGATATACAGTACACTAAtcaatcttattattatttttgtaacaaactcaaatgataaaatatttgatgGGAGGTTTTCTCCAATTCCAATTTAATTTGTAAACATGTGAAATTATTAATACAAATATAGCCTAAAGACGTACGTAATTAGTTTCTCATTTATCAAAATTGTAGGTCAATGTATATTCGGGAATGTtctcaccaaaaaaataatattttggaatgAAATGATCGCAAATGATACAGTTTTTGATAGAGGCAGTTCCTCATAAACCAAtttcaatttaatattaaacATGAAAAGTCACGCTTgcatttttattaaacatttattagGAAGATACAACTGCATATttgttttagagaaaaaaacaaatctgaacttgattgaccaaatatatataaagaaccACGAGAAATTAACATACGACTTAGATATTATTAATGTGCTTAACTAAGCCTTGAAGTGATCAATCTGGATGTTCTCAACCTCGAGCTTCTTGTAATCACTTCTGTTTCTTGAAACAAAGAACTTTCCCCAATTGTACATTTTGTAACAAGGCGGGTTGTCTTCACTTATAAGCTCTTCCAATGGTTCAATGTTGACTTCATGTGacgggaaaaagaagaagggtattgagaacCTCTCTTTGCTTGAGTTCACCACCACTCTATGCTCTGCACTCCAATACTTATCATTTGTCCAAACCTACACCacaagaaaattttatattcattcaTCATTGGTTCCTTAGAATAATACATCAAATTAATATTGATCGTATTGGTTTATTTACCTGAATACAATTGCCAATGTTAATGATCAAAGCGTCCGGGTTCGGTGTCACGGGGAACCATTGTCCATCGGATCTACGACTCACTTGTAACCCACCTACACTATCTTGGGCGAGGACGGTTATTGCTCCTGCGTCTTTGTGGCGTCCAACACCTAATGCTAGCTCGGGGTTCGGGCAAGGAGGGTAATGGTTAAACCGCACAAAACTAGTTTGGTCATTGAAGAAGCCGGCTAAGCGATCACCAGGTAGACCCAAACTAATGGAGATAAGTTCCAAGAGCTTAAAAGCTAACTTCTCAACTTCTCTTGCATATTCTTGGCATATCTCTCTACCACACACGATAAAAATTCACTTTTCaggataattaaataataaattattatgagGCCCAATGGGCCCTAAACTCTAGGTATCGTGATGAACAATCAAGATGGTCACCTGAATTGAGAAGGGTTTTGAGGCCACTGGTTGGTGAGCTTTCTGAGATCAGTATCTTCCGGCTCGGTTGTCGCCGGAGCTATCGTCGAATCCTGTAAAAAGTAATCAAAAATCTCTTTCCAGTCTCTAATGTTCTTGGTGTGTTCCTCGTCATGGTAACCCATAGGATTCACTTCGTCTCTTTTCACTTTCCTCTTCTCTTCCGTCGTTAGGTTGAAAAACTCAGCCATTGTCTCATCTACACGACGCCTTAAATCCGAAGGCAAGCCGTGGTTGACCACCTGGAAAAATCCCCATCTCTGGCATGCCTCTGCAATCTCCTTGGCGATGGCCGTCTTGTCATGATCTGGATGTCCGAGGAAAGAGAGGTCGATGGTCGGGATCTCGTCGGGGGAAATGAGATCACCGGAGTTAATGAGGTGTGTGTTGGGTCTGTGTTCTGGAGCTTGGATAAAAGCTTCTCCGAGATCTCCCatggcagtttttttttttttagcggTGATGCTTAGGCTTTGGAGATATcgcttttcttgttttgtttgcgGTGTGCTGTGGATGGTTTGCTTGTTGTTGCCTTTATAGTAATAAAAAGCCGTGACATGAAAAATGTATCTAGACATATTTCTGTAGAccattagtttatttttgtagttttatatttttgccaCGCGCTAGTgatctagtttttgtttttgtttttgttttgtcttaccAACACTAGGTCAATTAAAGCTGTGATGATGTTTTGGTGTAGTTTTCTAAGGCCTTTTAAGATGTTCTTGATGAAAATTCTCATATGTTGATCGAGTAAACTGacaagataataataatacgaAACATGACGATACAAATGACTTTTATTGAGATAATCGAAGATCAGCGAGATTACAACAATGTTACGACTTAAAGCCGGTCGGCTAGTTACAAAACAGTTACAAAACTATATGCTCGCTAATATGACTTTTAGTACTTAGAATTAGAATGGGACTGTATCCTGATTCCTACTCCAATTGACTTGTCCCTCTCTTGCTCAGAGCTCTCTTTATTTATAGTTGATGGGACGTTCCATCTTCGTACCTCAGGATCGAT
The Camelina sativa cultivar DH55 chromosome 15, Cs, whole genome shotgun sequence DNA segment above includes these coding regions:
- the LOC104746284 gene encoding protein DMR6-LIKE OXYGENASE 2-like, which codes for MGDLGEAFIQAPEHRPNTHLINSGDLISPDEIPTIDLSFLGHPDHDKTAIAKEIAEACQRWGFFQVVNHGLPSDLRRRVDETMAEFFNLTTEEKRKVKRDEVNPMGYHDEEHTKNIRDWKEIFDYFLQDSTIAPATTEPEDTDLRKLTNQWPQNPSQFREICQEYAREVEKLAFKLLELISISLGLPGDRLAGFFNDQTSFVRFNHYPPCPNPELALGVGRHKDAGAITVLAQDSVGGLQVSRRSDGQWFPVTPNPDALIINIGNCIQVWTNDKYWSAEHRVVVNSSKERFSIPFFFFPSHEVNIEPLEELISEDNPPCYKMYNWGKFFVSRNRSDYKKLEVENIQIDHFKA